One Deefgea tanakiae genomic region harbors:
- a CDS encoding DUF4124 domain-containing protein, with protein MMRSLTVLLCFLAFGAHAEVYKWTDSSGRIQFSDQPPPASQGKAQRMNLNESRVTTVAAQRPASSVPTKASAAQGQTPAAAPTVKPPRDEKACAAAESRLAFLKGANMFKQVSNDQGKMEFLPAQQREQEIVEKTAFIEKNCR; from the coding sequence ATGATGCGTAGCTTGACTGTGTTACTGTGTTTTTTAGCGTTTGGGGCGCACGCTGAAGTGTATAAATGGACTGATTCATCGGGGCGTATACAATTTTCAGATCAGCCACCTCCAGCGTCACAAGGTAAAGCACAGCGCATGAATTTAAATGAAAGCCGCGTCACCACTGTTGCTGCACAGCGCCCCGCATCATCTGTGCCCACTAAAGCATCTGCTGCGCAAGGCCAGACACCTGCTGCCGCGCCAACAGTCAAACCACCTAGAGATGAAAAAGCCTGTGCTGCTGCTGAGTCACGACTTGCTTTTTTGAAAGGTGCCAATATGTTTAAGCAAGTGAGTAATGATCAAGGCAAGATGGAGTTTTTACCTGCTCAGCAGCGTGAGCAAGAAATTGTTGAGAAAACAGCATTTATTGAGAAAAACTGCCGATAG
- a CDS encoding BufA1 family periplasmic bufferin-type metallophore: MSNKSIMLASAMVAVLAAAAQPVLAADAAKEKCYGIAKASANDCAANGHSCAGQASKDMDPKEWKYVAKGTCVDMKGTLKAM; the protein is encoded by the coding sequence ATGAGCAATAAATCAATCATGCTAGCCTCTGCAATGGTCGCTGTTTTGGCTGCAGCAGCACAACCTGTATTAGCTGCTGATGCAGCAAAAGAAAAATGCTATGGCATCGCTAAAGCATCCGCTAATGACTGCGCAGCCAATGGACATTCGTGCGCAGGTCAAGCCAGCAAAGATATGGATCCAAAAGAATGGAAATATGTTGCCAAAGGCACTTGTGTTGATATGAAAGGCACACTCAAAGCAATGTAA
- the recJ gene encoding single-stranded-DNA-specific exonuclease RecJ: protein MLTIRSRPVPVELETHLRNAGFSPLQAKLYAARGIANAKDLEHELKHLLPFPLLKNAEAMGARLADAIAAGQRMLIVGDYDCDGATATTLGMKGLAAFGAKIDFIVPNRFEYGYGLTPEIVALAAERKPDIIITVDNGIASHAGVEAAREMGIEVLITDHHLPADTLPNALIVNPNQPGCEFPSKNLAGVGVMFYVLMALRAELRGRGAFADHPEPNLAQWLDVVALGTVADVVKLDANNRILVEQGLKRMRSGRASPGIMALFTAAGRYYGRASCFDLGFALGPRLNAAGRLDDMSFGINTLLAASEEVALPLAKELDQLNRARREIEHGMREEAELALSSVAVEDSFSICLYNTDWHQGVVGIVASRMKDRFNRPTIVFANGNDDEIKGSGRSIPGLHLRDALDLVSKRHPHLIRKFGGHAMAAGLSLNVNDFSAFKSAFEAVCRELLDEAALTRVLETDGELPEDAFVLETAEALDKQVWGQGFPAPVFQGVFRVVEQRIVGEKHSKLKLATKLGIVVEAMQFNWCEPIPRDCLAVYKISVNEFRGERMLQLQLEYSEAASM from the coding sequence GTGCTCACTATCCGTTCTCGACCCGTACCTGTTGAATTAGAAACCCACTTGCGTAACGCTGGATTTTCACCGCTACAAGCAAAGCTGTATGCCGCGCGGGGCATTGCAAATGCAAAAGACTTAGAGCATGAGCTCAAACACTTATTGCCATTTCCTCTGCTAAAAAATGCAGAGGCAATGGGCGCGCGCTTGGCTGATGCTATTGCAGCAGGCCAGCGCATGCTGATTGTTGGCGATTACGATTGTGATGGTGCAACCGCCACGACACTCGGCATGAAGGGTTTGGCTGCATTTGGTGCAAAGATCGATTTTATTGTGCCGAACCGTTTTGAATATGGTTACGGTTTAACGCCAGAGATTGTTGCGCTCGCGGCGGAGCGCAAACCGGACATTATCATTACGGTAGATAACGGCATTGCCAGCCATGCCGGTGTAGAGGCCGCTCGAGAAATGGGAATTGAGGTACTGATTACCGATCATCATTTGCCCGCAGATACTTTACCGAATGCATTAATCGTTAACCCGAATCAGCCGGGTTGCGAATTTCCGAGTAAAAACCTCGCCGGTGTTGGGGTGATGTTTTATGTCTTGATGGCCTTACGTGCTGAGTTACGTGGGCGTGGGGCTTTTGCAGACCATCCTGAGCCCAATCTGGCGCAGTGGCTTGATGTTGTCGCCTTGGGTACGGTGGCCGATGTGGTCAAGCTCGATGCCAATAATCGTATTTTGGTTGAGCAAGGACTGAAACGTATGCGCTCAGGCCGCGCATCACCTGGCATTATGGCGCTGTTTACTGCAGCAGGTCGCTATTATGGTCGTGCTAGTTGTTTTGATTTGGGTTTTGCCTTGGGGCCACGGCTGAATGCTGCAGGTCGACTCGATGATATGAGTTTTGGGATCAATACGCTGCTGGCGGCGAGCGAAGAAGTGGCTTTGCCGTTGGCGAAAGAGTTAGACCAGCTTAATCGCGCACGGCGAGAGATTGAGCATGGTATGCGCGAAGAGGCTGAGTTAGCTTTATCCTCGGTCGCGGTTGAAGATAGCTTTAGCATTTGTTTATACAATACCGATTGGCACCAGGGCGTGGTGGGGATTGTTGCTTCACGGATGAAAGATCGGTTTAATCGACCCACGATTGTGTTTGCCAATGGCAATGATGATGAGATTAAGGGTTCTGGCCGGTCGATTCCGGGTTTGCATCTACGGGATGCGCTCGATTTGGTTTCAAAGCGCCATCCGCATTTGATTCGCAAGTTTGGAGGCCATGCAATGGCGGCGGGCTTGTCATTAAACGTCAACGATTTTTCCGCGTTTAAATCGGCGTTTGAAGCCGTTTGCCGTGAATTGCTCGATGAAGCAGCGTTAACGAGGGTGTTAGAAACGGATGGTGAGTTGCCAGAGGACGCCTTTGTTTTGGAAACCGCCGAGGCATTAGATAAACAAGTTTGGGGGCAGGGATTTCCTGCTCCAGTATTTCAAGGCGTATTTCGCGTTGTTGAACAGCGGATTGTGGGTGAAAAGCACAGTAAGCTCAAACTCGCAACCAAACTGGGTATTGTCGTAGAGGCTATGCAATTTAATTGGTGTGAGCCAATACCTAGGGATTGTTTGGCTGTGTATAAAATCAGTGTAAATGAGTTTCGTGGCGAAAGAATGTTGCAATTACAATTAGAATATTCTGAAGCAGCTTCAATGTAG
- a CDS encoding chitinase N-terminal domain-containing protein — MKFIGTLILLLSAAAQAGFLISSSEAEKREQLACRPSMILGMMECEALPAPAAPKGNDPAIRPAEFVPNSGADMGAIIDSTPIQPFLDPVPTRIKAGPFTLSWNIGFGDAGLWWELWDNNQLRYRGRDFVPRSLNGNVNPVKKLNASSTAVIAQTNIEAVQGGVFTIAQLEPGLHKWLVRLCNGTLEKPKCSESSAETWVDIGPIDADRPKIERPDIPQLAWTPPVTTDGSALIRWNIYWGNTGKVWEVLNNGKAIFRSAKFTDETDKSQEGQVELPLINGTHQLSVRLCAETLCSESDKVTVDAMLGPDIAPAVPVVKVHTSNDPELGTGLPIGQVIVSWQTTSPTVAPDHWLLIDANQRQVLLSQKITKACSPGVWCGSWQGIPTTRPANWMVKLCRAKQCVDSEIFEVPSE; from the coding sequence ATGAAATTCATCGGAACTTTGATTTTGCTACTGAGCGCGGCAGCACAGGCTGGATTCTTAATTTCCAGTAGTGAGGCTGAAAAACGCGAGCAACTGGCGTGTCGTCCTTCCATGATATTGGGGATGATGGAGTGCGAAGCTTTGCCTGCGCCAGCGGCCCCCAAGGGCAATGATCCCGCCATTCGCCCCGCTGAGTTTGTTCCTAACTCGGGTGCCGATATGGGTGCCATCATTGACTCAACGCCGATCCAACCTTTTTTAGATCCAGTGCCGACTCGTATCAAGGCCGGTCCATTTACTCTGAGTTGGAATATCGGCTTTGGTGATGCTGGCCTGTGGTGGGAGCTTTGGGATAATAATCAGCTTCGCTATCGTGGTCGCGATTTTGTGCCACGTAGTTTGAATGGGAATGTTAATCCTGTTAAAAAATTAAATGCCAGTAGTACGGCGGTCATTGCCCAAACCAATATCGAAGCGGTGCAGGGCGGTGTATTTACGATTGCTCAATTAGAGCCTGGCTTGCATAAATGGCTGGTGCGTTTATGCAATGGCACATTGGAAAAACCGAAGTGCAGTGAGTCATCGGCAGAAACGTGGGTTGATATTGGCCCAATTGATGCTGATCGCCCAAAGATTGAACGGCCCGATATTCCACAATTGGCATGGACACCGCCCGTCACTACCGATGGCAGCGCTCTGATTCGTTGGAATATTTACTGGGGTAATACCGGTAAAGTCTGGGAAGTATTAAATAATGGCAAAGCCATTTTCCGCTCGGCCAAATTTACCGATGAAACTGACAAAAGTCAGGAGGGCCAAGTTGAATTACCTCTGATCAATGGGACGCATCAATTGTCGGTGCGACTTTGTGCTGAGACTTTATGTAGCGAGTCTGACAAAGTAACGGTAGACGCGATGCTCGGACCAGATATCGCACCTGCGGTGCCTGTGGTTAAAGTGCACACCTCAAACGACCCAGAGTTGGGTACTGGCTTGCCGATTGGCCAAGTGATCGTGAGCTGGCAAACCACCTCGCCAACGGTGGCACCGGATCATTGGTTGTTGATTGATGCGAACCAGCGGCAAGTTTTATTGAGCCAAAAAATCACTAAGGCATGTAGCCCAGGTGTTTGGTGTGGTAGTTGGCAAGGTATTCCTACTACGCGGCCTGCCAACTGGATGGTGAAGTTGTGCCGAGCAAAGCAGTGTGTTGATAGTGAAATATTTGAAGTGCCATCAGAATGA
- a CDS encoding M48 family metallopeptidase translates to MSALKYLSAYPEHIQAKVQALIARNELGTLLAQRYPQRHTVQTDKALYDYVTELKQEYFKNSQALAKVTFDSKIKVIQHALGTHTQISRVQGGKLKSKNEIRIATLFKDTPPEFLKMIVTHELSHLKEKDHNKAFYQLCQHIEPNYIQLEFDLRLYLTHKELAPS, encoded by the coding sequence ATGTCTGCACTTAAATACCTCAGCGCCTATCCAGAACACATTCAAGCCAAGGTGCAAGCCCTCATTGCCCGCAATGAGCTAGGAACGCTACTCGCACAGCGTTACCCGCAGCGCCATACTGTCCAAACCGACAAGGCCTTATACGATTATGTGACGGAGCTAAAGCAAGAATATTTCAAAAATTCACAAGCACTCGCTAAAGTGACATTTGATAGCAAAATCAAAGTCATTCAGCACGCCCTTGGCACGCACACCCAAATTTCACGGGTGCAAGGTGGCAAACTCAAAAGCAAAAATGAAATTCGAATTGCCACTTTATTTAAAGACACGCCACCTGAATTTTTAAAGATGATTGTCACACACGAGCTTTCGCATTTGAAAGAAAAGGATCACAACAAAGCTTTTTATCAGCTATGCCAGCATATTGAGCCGAATTATATTCAACTGGAATTTGATCTCAGACTTTACTTAACGCACAAGGAATTAGCACCATCTTAA
- the bufB gene encoding MNIO family bufferin maturase has product MLTTLPLAAGLGLRSPHIQQVLAEKPNVAWWEVHSENFFGGGAPIAALERLRADYPISLHGVGMGLGSPHELDPSHLAQLKTLIDRIEPQAISEHLSWNRLHGKVYADLLPVPRVEGVIELLSEHIQIVQDQLQRRILIENVSSYIQFTGEQYLESEVLAELVARTGCGLLLDINNLYVSQVNLGIDPLVELVHLPLAAVGEIHIAGFEVFDGIAIDTHGAAPCDKVWQLLDVVLAKTGPIPVLLERDQNIPELDSFLHDYETLKNRCTANWI; this is encoded by the coding sequence ATGCTCACTACACTCCCTCTAGCCGCAGGTCTTGGCCTACGAAGCCCCCATATTCAACAAGTGCTAGCCGAAAAACCCAACGTCGCTTGGTGGGAAGTGCATAGCGAAAACTTCTTTGGCGGCGGAGCCCCGATTGCAGCGCTGGAACGACTGCGAGCTGATTACCCCATCAGTCTGCACGGCGTTGGCATGGGTTTAGGTAGTCCACATGAACTAGATCCATCACATTTAGCTCAACTCAAAACTTTAATTGATCGTATTGAGCCGCAGGCCATTTCAGAGCATTTATCGTGGAATCGGCTACATGGCAAAGTCTATGCTGACCTGCTACCAGTACCGCGCGTAGAAGGTGTAATTGAACTGCTTTCGGAGCATATTCAAATCGTGCAAGATCAATTGCAGCGCCGCATCTTGATTGAAAATGTATCTAGTTATATTCAATTTACTGGCGAACAGTATCTTGAGAGTGAAGTTCTGGCTGAGCTAGTGGCGCGTACTGGGTGCGGGCTTTTGTTGGACATAAACAATCTATACGTCAGCCAAGTCAATCTCGGCATCGACCCTTTGGTCGAGCTAGTGCACTTACCACTGGCTGCGGTGGGTGAAATTCATATTGCTGGCTTTGAAGTTTTTGATGGCATTGCCATTGATACGCATGGCGCAGCACCTTGCGATAAAGTGTGGCAATTATTGGATGTGGTTTTAGCAAAAACAGGGCCAATACCGGTCTTGCTAGAACGCGACCAAAACATCCCTGAATTAGATTCGTTTTTACACGACTACGAAACGCTAAAAAACCGCTGCACGGCGAATTGGATTTAG
- a CDS encoding ROK family protein: MNLLAFDIGGTQIKYGIVSHAGEVLSATVVDTPKYAGGEAVIQLLRELSRTMMAQYEIAGIAISTFGLVDAYSGLILGAAEAVEGYAGMSPKAALEQEFGLPVSIDNDVNCVALAEGWLGAAQGAAHYIAIAIGTGIGGGIVLNHQIYRGARAAAGEWGYMRIAGLIWEDHASMRGLLAAANAKMKNQFSNGYEVFAAYDAQDPQVSVVVKDWFKLLATGIANLIYAFNPERVVIGGGVSARGSLFLRELNTAISAELLPDFRGMTDVVLANAGNHAGMVGAVRNWLQSNKY, translated from the coding sequence ATGAATTTATTGGCCTTTGATATTGGCGGCACACAAATCAAGTATGGCATCGTGAGCCATGCCGGTGAGGTCTTATCTGCAACTGTCGTAGATACCCCAAAATACGCTGGTGGTGAAGCGGTTATTCAACTTTTGCGCGAGTTAAGCCGTACGATGATGGCGCAGTATGAGATTGCCGGTATCGCAATTAGTACTTTTGGCTTGGTTGACGCATACAGTGGCTTAATTTTAGGTGCTGCAGAGGCGGTTGAGGGTTATGCAGGAATGTCGCCTAAGGCGGCTTTAGAGCAAGAGTTTGGCTTGCCAGTGAGTATTGATAATGATGTTAATTGCGTTGCTTTAGCTGAGGGTTGGTTGGGCGCAGCGCAAGGTGCGGCGCATTACATCGCGATTGCGATTGGAACTGGTATCGGTGGTGGTATTGTTTTAAACCATCAAATCTACCGTGGCGCGCGAGCGGCGGCAGGTGAGTGGGGTTATATGCGGATTGCTGGCCTCATTTGGGAGGATCATGCCTCGATGCGTGGTCTTTTAGCTGCTGCCAATGCCAAAATGAAAAATCAATTTAGCAATGGCTATGAAGTGTTTGCTGCTTATGATGCTCAAGACCCGCAGGTGAGTGTGGTCGTCAAAGATTGGTTTAAATTATTAGCAACCGGCATTGCCAATTTGATTTATGCCTTTAATCCAGAGCGTGTTGTCATTGGTGGCGGGGTAAGTGCACGTGGTTCTCTTTTTTTACGTGAACTTAATACGGCGATTTCTGCTGAATTATTGCCCGATTTTAGAGGCATGACAGATGTCGTTTTAGCTAATGCAGGTAATCATGCGGGCATGGTTGGCGCTGTTCGCAATTGGTTACAATCAAATAAATATTAA
- a CDS encoding glycoside hydrolase family 9 protein has product MNFLFNHLGFAPSANKVALIEAPADQLEGKTFTVFDANTRHAAFRGAIHARGTVAKWKNWHFWAADLTELTQVGEYFIVIDDVHPPLVSHRFAIAEDLFAGQMLSDIVHYIKGQRCTGIYDMADLSRPKWGTEEHRDVSGGWYDASGDCSKYLSHLAFSQYMNPQQTPQVVWNLIDGHSRLPQQLKWFDERMVDEALHGADFLVRMQDPAGYFYMTVFDQWSKDENRRDICEYKTQKGDKYATYQAAYRQGGGVAIAALARASQLSRDGEAFTRADYLLAASRGFAHLEQHNVEYLGDQTENIIDDYCALLAAVELFNVSDDAAYVTSAEVRVANLLARQHADGWFRADAEGQRSYFHAAEAGLLYIALMRFIEVLPESKLVASIRAALRKAYEFELQITFADVNNPFGYPRQYVKHNGLEGNTQFFIPHQNESGYWWQGENARLGSIVAAAAQARNLFAEDAVFVAQIARYEQAALDWILGANPYDACMLQGWGRNNPRYEPGFYNAPGGVCNGITSGYDDEADIDFKTAEVATMANSWRWTEQWMPHGAWLFLALCHRIK; this is encoded by the coding sequence GTGAATTTCTTATTTAATCATCTGGGTTTTGCGCCGTCGGCGAATAAAGTGGCTTTAATTGAGGCGCCAGCAGATCAACTAGAAGGTAAAACCTTTACCGTTTTTGATGCCAATACCCGTCATGCTGCATTTCGCGGAGCGATTCATGCGCGAGGCACGGTCGCAAAGTGGAAAAATTGGCATTTTTGGGCTGCTGATTTAACTGAATTAACACAAGTGGGTGAGTATTTTATCGTCATTGATGATGTGCATCCGCCGCTGGTTTCACACCGTTTTGCGATTGCTGAGGATTTATTTGCTGGTCAAATGCTATCTGATATCGTTCATTACATTAAAGGTCAGCGTTGTACTGGTATTTATGACATGGCTGATTTGTCTCGCCCGAAATGGGGCACGGAAGAGCATCGTGACGTGAGTGGCGGCTGGTACGATGCATCGGGTGATTGCTCTAAATACCTATCGCATCTGGCATTCTCGCAATATATGAATCCACAGCAAACGCCACAAGTCGTTTGGAATTTAATTGATGGCCATTCACGCTTACCGCAGCAATTAAAATGGTTTGACGAGCGTATGGTCGATGAGGCCTTGCATGGTGCAGATTTCTTGGTGCGTATGCAGGATCCAGCTGGTTATTTTTATATGACCGTATTTGATCAATGGAGCAAAGACGAAAATCGCCGCGACATTTGTGAATACAAAACGCAAAAAGGCGATAAGTACGCTACATATCAAGCGGCGTACCGCCAGGGCGGTGGGGTGGCCATTGCCGCGCTAGCACGTGCTTCGCAACTGTCGCGCGATGGCGAGGCATTTACGCGTGCCGATTATCTGCTGGCGGCTAGCCGCGGTTTTGCGCATTTAGAGCAACACAATGTTGAATATCTCGGCGATCAAACTGAAAACATTATTGATGATTATTGCGCTTTACTGGCAGCTGTTGAATTATTCAATGTTAGTGATGATGCGGCGTATGTGACTTCGGCTGAAGTTCGGGTTGCAAATTTATTGGCGCGCCAACACGCCGATGGCTGGTTCCGCGCCGATGCAGAAGGTCAGCGGAGTTACTTCCATGCTGCTGAAGCTGGCTTGCTTTATATTGCGCTGATGCGCTTTATTGAGGTGTTGCCGGAATCAAAACTGGTCGCATCAATTCGCGCTGCTTTACGCAAAGCGTATGAGTTTGAATTGCAAATTACCTTTGCAGATGTAAACAATCCATTTGGGTATCCGCGTCAATACGTTAAACATAATGGACTGGAAGGCAATACCCAATTCTTTATTCCGCACCAAAATGAATCTGGCTATTGGTGGCAGGGTGAGAATGCGCGTTTAGGTTCGATTGTGGCTGCGGCAGCACAAGCTCGCAATTTGTTTGCTGAAGATGCTGTGTTTGTCGCGCAAATTGCCCGTTATGAACAAGCGGCGCTCGATTGGATTTTGGGGGCAAATCCTTATGACGCGTGTATGTTGCAAGGATGGGGTCGCAATAATCCACGTTACGAGCCGGGCTTTTATAATGCCCCAGGCGGTGTTTGCAATGGTATTACCAGCGGTTATGATGATGAAGCCGATATCGACTTTAAAACTGCTGAAGTGGCAACGATGGCCAATAGCTGGCGCTGGACTGAGCAATGGATGCCGCACGGTGCATGGTTGTTCTTGGCGCTTTGTCATCGTATTAAATAA
- the rfaD gene encoding ADP-glyceromanno-heptose 6-epimerase, producing the protein MSIVVTGAAGFIGSNIIKALNERGEADIIAVDDLTKGDQFRNLADLKIAHYLDKTDFIEELAAGAFDGAISAIIHQGACSDTMEHNGKYMMDNNYQYTLALFEWCQAEEVQFLYASSAATYGNGDNGFIESPDCEQPLNVYGYSKLLFDQVLRNRIANGEITAQVAGFRYFNVYGPREWHKERMASVAFHHFNQYQATGKVKLFGEYGGYPAGGHTRDFVSVEDVVKVNLWFLDNPEVCGIYNVGTGHSQPFNDIAITAVNTCRGAAGQTALSLEELLAEGILEYIEFPDALRGKYQCFTEADLTLLREAGYGEKFLSVQDGVRRYVQALLSN; encoded by the coding sequence ATGAGTATTGTAGTTACCGGTGCAGCTGGTTTTATTGGCTCGAATATAATTAAAGCGCTCAATGAGCGTGGTGAAGCCGATATTATTGCGGTTGATGACTTAACTAAAGGTGATCAATTTCGCAATTTGGCCGATTTGAAAATCGCTCATTATTTGGATAAAACGGATTTCATCGAAGAACTCGCTGCGGGTGCATTTGACGGCGCGATTAGCGCAATCATTCATCAAGGCGCTTGCTCAGATACGATGGAGCACAACGGTAAGTATATGATGGATAATAACTATCAATATACGCTGGCTTTGTTCGAATGGTGCCAAGCCGAAGAAGTACAGTTTTTGTATGCATCTTCTGCCGCGACCTATGGCAATGGTGATAACGGCTTTATTGAGTCGCCGGATTGTGAACAACCATTAAATGTCTATGGTTACTCGAAGTTGTTGTTTGATCAAGTGCTGCGTAATCGCATCGCGAATGGTGAAATTACAGCGCAAGTGGCGGGATTCCGCTATTTTAATGTATATGGTCCACGCGAATGGCATAAAGAGCGGATGGCTTCAGTGGCCTTCCATCACTTTAATCAATACCAAGCGACCGGCAAAGTAAAATTATTTGGCGAGTACGGTGGCTATCCAGCTGGTGGTCACACGCGTGATTTCGTGTCGGTTGAAGATGTCGTCAAAGTAAATCTGTGGTTTTTGGATAATCCCGAAGTCTGCGGCATTTACAATGTAGGTACAGGGCATTCACAGCCTTTTAATGATATTGCTATCACTGCGGTTAATACCTGCCGAGGGGCTGCCGGACAAACTGCGCTATCGTTGGAAGAGCTGTTGGCAGAAGGTATTTTGGAATACATTGAATTTCCTGATGCGTTGAGGGGCAAGTATCAATGTTTCACAGAGGCGGATTTAACACTACTGCGTGAAGCTGGATACGGCGAAAAATTTCTATCAGTACAAGACGGCGTTCGCCGCTATGTACAGGCTTTGTTGTCAAATTAG
- the serB gene encoding phosphoserine phosphatase SerB — MYRLVIQAPEVATQNLKQLARLSGAHTIEAINTQAFKLHGAEIENDEAVADFCESNQYDYAFIPEDHSVRDIGLVVMDMDSTLITIECIDEIADMCNLKPQVAAITAAAMRGELDFNESLTQRVALLAGLDEAALERVYIERLQLMAGAETMLKGFHAAGAQTLLISGGFTFFTEKLKVKLGLTRAIANVLEVENGKLTGRVIGDIVNAERKRTELIKMRDELGLRADQVVAMGDGANDLPMLHAAGFGVACHAKPKVQLEAPFKINFVGLDGVLNYFK; from the coding sequence ATGTACCGTTTAGTTATCCAAGCACCTGAAGTAGCGACGCAGAATTTAAAGCAATTAGCGCGCTTGTCTGGAGCTCACACCATCGAAGCGATCAACACCCAAGCCTTTAAATTGCACGGTGCTGAAATCGAAAATGACGAAGCGGTGGCTGATTTTTGCGAATCAAATCAATATGACTACGCGTTTATTCCAGAAGATCATAGCGTGCGTGATATTGGTTTAGTCGTGATGGATATGGACTCAACGCTCATCACCATCGAGTGCATCGATGAAATTGCCGACATGTGCAATCTCAAGCCACAAGTGGCGGCGATTACGGCAGCGGCGATGCGTGGCGAACTCGATTTTAATGAAAGCCTAACTCAGCGCGTGGCTCTTCTCGCTGGATTAGATGAAGCCGCCCTAGAGCGTGTGTATATCGAACGCCTGCAATTGATGGCCGGCGCCGAAACGATGCTTAAAGGCTTTCATGCTGCAGGAGCGCAAACATTATTGATTTCAGGTGGATTTACCTTTTTTACCGAAAAACTTAAAGTCAAACTGGGCCTTACCCGTGCGATCGCCAATGTGCTCGAAGTTGAAAACGGCAAACTCACCGGCCGTGTGATTGGCGACATCGTCAATGCCGAACGTAAACGCACCGAACTCATCAAGATGCGCGATGAACTTGGTTTGCGCGCCGATCAAGTGGTCGCAATGGGCGATGGCGCGAATGATTTGCCGATGCTCCACGCCGCTGGATTTGGTGTGGCTTGTCACGCAAAGCCCAAAGTCCAGCTTGAGGCACCGTTCAAAATTAACTTTGTAGGCCTCGACGGCGTATTGAACTACTTTAAATAA
- a CDS encoding HvfC/BufC N-terminal domain-containing protein produces the protein MSKYKDIFTDFARALDNESHAIECISDTTKSNFSIYRNNIQINRINALRIAYPSIDSLLGTEFFDAMSLIYVQQSPASHANLHEEGADFPQFIAHFTPAADYFYLADVARLDWAIHCAHYAPDVAVHGPERIAQYANQLETLKFEFHPAMAQIESPHPIATIFEMHHGGKAPDDLNKSECVLVWRDQYAKISASEYHFFAALQAKQTLADALDAVAEFDPEFNPANAMSLMLQHGLIRNIIHA, from the coding sequence ATGAGTAAATACAAGGACATCTTCACTGATTTCGCTCGCGCGCTGGATAATGAGAGCCATGCGATAGAATGCATATCTGATACGACAAAAAGCAACTTCAGCATTTATCGCAATAATATTCAAATCAATCGCATCAACGCGCTGCGCATTGCGTACCCAAGCATTGATTCGCTATTAGGCACTGAGTTTTTTGATGCGATGTCACTGATCTATGTGCAACAAAGCCCTGCAAGCCATGCTAATTTGCACGAAGAAGGGGCAGACTTTCCGCAATTTATTGCCCATTTCACCCCTGCTGCAGACTACTTCTACCTTGCCGATGTCGCCCGACTCGACTGGGCGATTCACTGTGCGCACTACGCCCCCGATGTGGCCGTTCATGGACCTGAGCGTATTGCCCAATACGCGAATCAGCTAGAAACACTAAAGTTTGAGTTTCATCCTGCAATGGCACAGATTGAATCACCACACCCAATTGCCACTATATTTGAGATGCATCATGGCGGCAAAGCACCTGATGATTTGAATAAGTCAGAATGTGTCTTGGTTTGGCGCGATCAATACGCCAAGATTAGCGCCTCTGAATACCATTTTTTTGCGGCCTTGCAAGCCAAACAAACTTTAGCCGATGCACTCGACGCAGTGGCAGAGTTTGATCCCGAATTTAACCCTGCCAATGCGATGAGTTTAATGCTGCAACATGGGCTAATCCGCAATATCATCCACGCATAA